One Glycine max cultivar Williams 82 chromosome 6, Glycine_max_v4.0, whole genome shotgun sequence DNA segment encodes these proteins:
- the LOC100804557 gene encoding G-type lectin S-receptor-like serine/threonine-protein kinase At4g27290 gives MDIFSVMTMVACMLPSLRISVANDSINVSKSMTDGESLVSKGGKFELGFFSPGNSQKRYLGIWYKNVPNQTVVWVANREDPINDSSGILTLNTTGNLVLTQNKSLVWYTNNSHKQAPNPVAVLLDSGNLVIRNEGETNPEAYLWQSFDYPSDTFLPGMKLGWNLRTGHEWKLTAWKSPDDPSPGDVYRVFKLYNYPELYVMKKTKKLYRFGPWNGLYFSGMSDLQNNTVHSFYYVSNKDEIYYAYSLANDSVIVRSVTDQTTSTVYRYKWVVGEQNWRLSRSFPTEFCDTYSVCGAYGNCVSSTQPQACNCLKGFSPNSPQAWKSSYWSGGCVRNKPLICEEKLSDGFVKFKGLKVPDTTHTWLNESIGLEECRVKCLSNCSCMAFANSDIRGEGSGCVMWFGDLIDMKQLQTDGQDLYIRMHASELDRHKKNMPVVAAFTSAAICGVLLLSSYFFCRSRRRNNAVIATNCWKDKSEKDDNIDLQAFDFPSISNATNQFSESNKLGQGGFGPVYKGMLPNGQEIAVKRLSNICGQGLDEFKNEVMLIAKLQHRNLVTLVGCSIQQDEKLLIYEFMPNRSLDYFIFDSARRALLGWAKRLEIIGGIARGLLYLHQDSKLKIIHRDLKTSNVLLDSNMNPKISDFGMARTFELDQDEENTTRIMGTYGYMSPEYAVHGSFSVKSDVYSFGVIILEIISGRKIKEFIDPHHDLNLLGHVGL, from the exons ATGGACATTTTCTCTGTCATGACGATGGTTGCTTGCATGCTTCCCTCTCTCAGAATTTCCGTAGCAAATGATTCTATTAACGTGTCCAAGTCCATGACTGATGGGGAGAGCTTGGTGTCAAAAGGTGGAAAGTTTGAACTAGGGTTTTTCAGCCCTGGTAATTCTCAGAAACGTTACTTGGGAATTTGGTACAAGAATGTCCCAAACCAGACAGTTGTTTGGGTTGCTAATAGGGAAGACCCCATCAATGATTCCTCAGGCATCTTAACACTCAACACCACAGGGAATCTTGTTCTCACCCAAAACAAGTCTCTTGTTTGGTACACAAACAATTCTCACAAACAAGCACCGAATCCGGTGGCAGTGCTCTTGGACAGTGGCAATCTTGTCATAAGAAATGAGGGAGAAACAAACCCAGAAGCGTATTTGTGGCAAAGCTTTGACTATCCATCTGATACATTCCTGCCAGGAATGAAGTTGGGATGGAATCTCCGAACGGGTCATGAATGGAAACTAACAGCTTGGAAGAGTCCAGATGATCCATCCCCAGGAGACGTTTATCGGGTTTTCAAACTCTATAACTATCCTGAGCTTTATgtaatgaaaaaaacaaaaaagttataCCGATTTGGACCTTGGAATGGCTTATATTTTAGCGGAATGTCTGATCTACAGAACAACACCGTGCATAGCTTCTATTATGTCAGCAATAAAGACGAGATATACTACGCGTATAGCCTTGCAAATGATTCTGTCATCGTCAGATCTGTAACAGACCAAACTACAAGTACAGTTTATCGTTATAAATGGGTTGTGGGTGAACAAAATTGGAGGCTATCCAGATCCTTCCCTACAGAGTTTTGTGACACTTATAGCGTCTGCGGAGCCTACGGGAATTGCGTAAGTAGTACTCAACCTCAAGCCTGCAATTGTTTGAAAGGTTTCAGTCCAAATTCTCCACAAGCATGGAAATCTTCGTATTGGAGTGGCGGATGTGTACGCAATAAACCATTGATCTGCGAAGAAAAACTATCAGATGGGTTTGTCAAATTTAAAGGCCTGAAAGTTCCAGATACTACACATACTTGGTTGAATGAGAGTATTGGTCTAGAGGAATGTCGAGTGAAGTGCTTGAGTAATTGTTCATGTATGGCCTTTGCTAATTCAGATATAAGAGGTGAAGGTAGTGGCTGTGTCATGTGGTTTGGAGATCTCATTGACATGAAACAACTTCAAACTGATGGCCAAGATCTATATATCAGGATGCATGCATCAGAGTTAG ATAGGCACAAGAAGAACATGCCAGTAGTAGCTGCTTTCACCAGTGCTGCAATTTGTGGGGTTCTATTActaagttcttattttttctgCAGAAGCCGGAGGAGGAACAATGCTG ttataGCAACCAATTGTTGGAAGGACAAGAGTGAGAAGGATGACAACATTGATTTACAAGCATTTGATTTTCCATCCATCTCTAATGCCACAAATCAATTTTCAGAAAGTAACAAATTAGGACAAGGTGGTTTTGGACCAGTGTACAag GGCATGTTACCAAATGGGCAAGAGATTGCAGTTAAGAGGCTTTCAAATATTTGTGGACAAGGATTGGACGAGTTCAAAAACGAAGTCATGTTAATTGCAAAACTTCAACACCGTAATCTAGTAACACTCGTTGGTTGTTCTATTCAGCAAGATGAGAAGTTGTTGATTTATGAATTCATGCCAAATAGAAGCTTGGACTACTTTATTTTTG ATTCAGCAAGGCGTGCATTATTAGGATGGGCTAAACGACTTGAAATTATTGGTGGAATTGCTCGAGGACTTCTTTATCTTCATCAAGACTCTAAACTAAAGATCATTCACAGGGATCTCAAAACCAGTAATGTTCTACTTGATAGTAATATGAACCCAAAAATATCAGATTTTGGTATGGCTAGGACATTTGAGCTAGatcaagatgaagaaaatacgACTAGAATTATGGGAACATA CGGTTATATGTCTCCTGAATATGCTGTACATGGATCTTTTTCAGTCAAATCTGATGTTTATAGCTTTGGTGTGATTATATTGGAGATAATCAGCGGGAGAAAGATCAAGGAATTTATTGACCCACATCATGACCTAAATCTTCTTGGGCATGTAGgtctataa
- the LOC106799103 gene encoding uncharacterized mitochondrial protein AtMg00810-like has protein sequence MDRGFKRSKSEPTLYIKSQGQYTLLLSLYVDDLIYTRNNTKMMMEFKEDMMKTFEMTDVGLMSYFLGIEVSQRNEGIFISQNKYTKGLLKKFKMYDCKPVATPLITNEKLQKNDGAPEADASKYRSLIGSLLYLTATRPDIMYATSLLSRFMQSPSPIHFGAGKRILRYLQGTKEFGIWYTTETNPELLGYTDSDWAGSRDDMKSTSGYAFSLGSGMFSWALKKQATVAQSTAEAEYVAAVEATSQAIWLRRILEDTGEK, from the coding sequence ATGGATCGAGGATTCAAGAGGAGCAAGAGTGAGCCTACACTTTACATCAAGTCTCAAGGGCAGTACACTCTCTTACTCTCTCTATATGTAGATGATCTTATCTACACGAGAAACAATACTAAGATGATGATGGAGTTTAAAGAAGACATGATGAAGACCTTTGAGATGACCGACGTTGGTTTGATGAGTTACTTCCTCGGCATAGAGGTAAGTCAGAGAAATGAAGGGATATTCATCTCGCAAAATAAATACACAAAAGGCTTACTTAAGAAATTCAAGATGTATGATTGCAAACCTGTTGCTACTCCACTCATAACAAATGAGAAACTACAGAAGAATGATGGAGCACCAGAAGCTGATGCATCCAAATACCGAAGTCTAATTGGAAGCCTCCTATATTTGACAGCTACACGGCCTGACATAATGTATGCTACAAGTCTTCTatcaagattcatgcaaagcccAAGTCCAATACACTTTGGAGCAGGAAAAAGAATTTTGAGGTATCTACAAGGAACAAAAGAGTTCGGTATATGGTATACTACCGAAACCAACCCAGAACTACTTGGCTACACCGACAGTGATTGGGCAGGTTCGAGAGATGACATGAAGAGTACCTCTGGCTATGCTTTCTCACTAGGATCGGGAATGTTCTCTTGGGCGTTGAAGAAGCAAGCTACAGTAGCACAATCAACAGCAGAAGCAGAGTACGTGGCAGCTGTTGAAGCAACGAGTCAAGCTATATGGCTTCGTAGGATACTTGAAGACACGGGAGAAAAATAA
- the LOC121175073 gene encoding uncharacterized protein, translated as MDGRALAWFQWMTSNGQLTSWPVFLQALHARFAQSQYEDPTGALFKLTQKGTVGDYLAEFEDLATRVVGLPPPFLLSCFVSGLSPDIRRDVQAMQPLTLAQAAGLAKLQKEKFLDHRLPPKPRNPAPTTQRPFIRPSPPTPSPKSFFPTPISTAPAPLLTAPPRTPPPVKRLSPEEVASRWERGLCFSCDEKYHRGHKCASRVFLIIAAEDDPPLPNLNPADPDPDPPDPPDINPAQISLNTLAGNVAPEMLHLVGIISDHHIILLVDGGNTHSFIQEQLVTQLRLPCQDIPPLRVMIGNGQHLVCSHMCPRVSITIQGAQFTVDLYVLPIAGANVVLGVQWLKSLGPILTDYTTLCMQFFHEGRLVQLNGDRDASLHMLTLPQFRRFCRRHEDALYLHVSMTSSETPQQTPTQVPSAIKDLLTHFASLFQEPHSLPPPRETDHHIHLLPHSSPVNVRPYRYPHFQKREIELQVELMLQKGLIQPSTSPFSSPVLLVRKQDGS; from the coding sequence ATGGATGGACGTGCCCTTGCTTGGTTCCAATGGATGACCAGCAATGGGCAACTTACGTCTTGGCCGGTTTTCCTGCAAGCACTACACGCTAGATTTGCTCAGTCACAATATGAGGACCCCACAGGGGCCCTCTTCAAGCTCACACAGAAGGGGACCGTAGGGGATTACCTTGCAGAATTTGAGGACCTCGCAACTCGTGTCGTCGGGCTTCCACCGCCCTTCCTTCTCAGCTGCTTTGTTTCTGGATTGTCCCCTGACATCCGCCGTGACGTCCAGGCAATGCAACCACTCACCTTAGCCCAGGCGGCGGGCCTTGCGAAACTTCAGAAGGAGAAGTTTCTGGACCACCGCCTTCCGCCTAAACCCAGGAACCCTGCACCTACGACCCAACGCCCTTTCATCCGCCCTTCCCCTCCCACTCCCTCACCCAAATCTTTCTTCCCCACCCCAATTTCAACCGCGCCTGCACCCTTACTCACTGCCCCGCCGCGTACCCCACCTCCCGTGAAACGTCTATCCCCGGAAGAGGTCGCTTCTCGCTGGGAACGTGGTCTGTGTTTTTCGTGTGACGAAAAATACCACAGAGGACACAAATGTGCCTCTAGGGTTTTTCTGATCATAGCTGCTGAAGACGACCCTCCTCTACCCAATTTAAACCCAGCTGACCCGGACCCTGACCCACCTGATCCACCCGATATCAACCCGGCCCAAATTAGCCTTAACACTCTTGCGGGTAATGTAGCCCCTGAAATGCTGCATTTGGTGGGCATCATTTCAGACCACCACATCATCCTCCTTGTTGACGGCGGCAACACTCATAGTTTTATACAAGAGCAGCTGGTCACGCAATTGCGGTTACCATGTCAAGACATACCTCCATTACGGGTCATGATCGGCAACGGTCAACACTTGGTCTGCAGTCACATGTGCCCACGTGTCTCCATCACAATTCAGGGAGCCCAATTCACAGTTGATTTGTATGTGCTTCCTATTGCCGGAGCCAACGTTGTCCTAGGAGTTCAATGGCTCAAATCCTTGGGGCCCATCCTAACGGATTATACGACCTTATGTATGCAATTCTTTCATGAGGGACGTTTGGTACAATTGAATGGCGACAGGGACGCAAGCTTGCACATGCTTACCCTTCCTCAATTTCGTCGGTTTTGTCGCCGGCATGAAGATGCTCTCTACTTGCATGTTTCTATGACATCGTCAGAAACTCCTCAACAAACACCTACCCAGGTCCCTTCTGCAATTAAAGATCTCTTGACCCACTTTGCTTCTCTGTTCCAGGAACCACATTCGTTGCCACCACCCAGAGAGACGGACCATCACATTCATCTCCTTCCCCACTCTTCCCCTGTGAATGTGCGTCCGTACAGGTATCCCCATTTTCAAAAACGTGAAATTGAGCTTCAGGTGGAGTTGATGCTTCAGAAAGGGTTAATTCAACCCAGTACGAGTCCTTTCTCGTCCCCAGTCTTGTTGGTCAGGAAACAAGATGGATCATGA